The following are from one region of the Corylus avellana chromosome ca1, CavTom2PMs-1.0 genome:
- the LOC132166709 gene encoding uncharacterized protein LOC132166709 isoform X2 translates to MASRFQAVALVASPSYSNAIAWSDENLIAVASGHLVTILNPALPFGPRGLITIPTGEPFPIGVVDRKDLLSDCLLPTCLSRDRRPCVRSISWSPLGMAPNSGCLLAVCTTEGRVKLYRPPFCDFGAEWIEVMDISDRLYDYLASIDFRDLNVSCREYSDATEHRCAQDLSNINSRKEKRKRRKSNEGAETICNQLPCSRKIKDSNASSGPEGQGLETVSEMNSNQNLHHFDLVSKSNAKALIKISEKCTLPQITANQYASRSAMLWSLAVAWSPLLQLSSKLCSVPQTGSSFSLLALGSRSGIISLWKIYVPECYSVEHSGVPTTATIVGLLQAHNSWITSISWALCASDSSSPQVLLVSGSSDGSVRIWLGNSEELLNSSEVNLTPLLLLKKVIVADSVPISVLSLWMPAKSLHKMLLAVGKGSGSFEVWNCDISSNRFDIVGSYDAHDHVVTGLAWAFDGSCLYSCSQDNFMRSWILHGSSLCEVPIPANTPHLRSSTDLPDAFISCIGLAVSPGNLVVAVVRNLDLELLNPMYQARAQKAVVEFYWICGQQLDLLSNASPPFYVEEFPGFPEKELTSWESNILWSLKQYEHLDKPLVVWDIIAALLAFKQTASKFVEHIMLKWLSFAFMGSNVDLSAEKILLHASRSLSKINSRQLHLLNILCRRVMLSELKADQINSKLQNLGGLCGAEGGQLTTWMELLFSSERELRERLVGFSFSAFKNVISHSATTASRSGYWHPDGLAQMEQWVALNREHVRNELKVLVSEVGLRERRECIAAEQCSYCSAPVPYESPEVGFCQGVECNSDIGQSHRLPRCAVSMQVCPTTTLWFCICCNRWAWRLAPEPLFSRSECHLDFKSSAKSSVFKVSSKPLCPFCGILLQRLQPDFLLSASPV, encoded by the exons ATGGCCTCGCGCTTCCAGGCCGTGGCGCTGGTGGCCTCGCCCTCCTACTCAAACGCCATCGCCTGGTCCGACGAGAACCTCATCGCAGTCGCCTCCGGTCACCTCGTCACCATCCTG AATCCAGCATTGCCTTTTGGACCACGAGGCCTTATCACGATCCCCACTGGTGAACCTTTTCCAATTGGTGTTGTAGATAGAAAAG ATTTACTCTCTGACTGCTTGTTGCCCACCTGTTTATCCCGAGATCGTCGACCCTGTGTTAGATCAATATCATGGTCCCCACTTGGAATGGCTCCTAACTCAGG ATGCTTGCTGGCTGTTTGTACAACAGAAGGACGTGTGAAACTTTATCGTCCACCATTTTGTGACTTTGGTGCTGAATGGATAGAG GTTATGGATATATCAGATAGGCTTTATGATTATCTTGCAAGTATCGACTTTCGAGACTTAAATGTGTCTTGTCGAGAATATTCTGAT GCAACAGAACATAGATGTGCACAGGATTTATCAAACATTaattcaagaaaagaaaagcgtaagagaagaaaaag CAATGAGGGCGCTGAAACTATTTGCAACCAATTACCATGTTCAAGGAAAATTAAGGATTCCAATGCTAGCTCTGGCCCTGAGGGACAAGGGTTGGAAACG GTGTCTGAGATGAATTCCAACCAGAATTTACATCATTTTGATCTTGTTTCTAAATCTAATGCAAAAGCTCTAATTAAGATATCAGAAAAGTGCACACTCCCACAGATAACTGCAAATCAATACGCTTCGCGCAGTGCAATGCTGTGGTCACTTGCTGTTGCCTGGTCGCCGTTGCTGCAGTTATCATCTAAACTCTGTTCAGTCCCTCAGACTGGTTCATCTTTTTCTCTACTTGCACTAGGTAGCAGATCTGGTATTATTTCATTATGGAAAATTTATGTACCAGAATGTTACTCTGTTGAGCATAGTGGGGTCCCCACTACTGCAACCATTGTTGGGCTCCTTCAGGCACACAATTCGTGGATCACGTCAATCAGTTGGGCTTTgtgtgcttctgattcttcgAGTCCTCAGGTTTTATTGGTTTCCGGGAGTTCTGATGGGAG TGTAAGGATATGGCTTGGGAATAGTGAGGAATTGCTGAACTCATCAGAAGTTAATTTGACTCCCCTTTTACTATTGAAGAAG GTTATAGTTGCTGATAGTGTCCCCATCTCTGTACTTTCACTTTGGATGCCTGCAAAGTCCCTGCATAAAATGCTCTTGGCAGTTGGCAAAGGATCCGgatcttttgaagtttggaattGTGACATATCTAGCAATAGATTTGATATAGTTGGCTCATACGATGCTCATGACCATGTT GTTACAGGCTTAGCTTGGGCATTTGATGGATCTTGTTTGTACAGCTGCAGCCAG GACAATTTTATGCGCAGCTGGATTTTACATGGGAGTTCCCTCTGTGAAGTACCCATCCCTGCAAATACTCCCCATTTGAGGAGCTCAACTGAT CTTCCAGATGCATTTATTTCATGCATTGGTTTGGCGGTGTCCCCTGGAAATCTCGTGGTTGCTGTG GTACGCAATTTGGATCTTGAACTATTGAATCCAATGTACCAGGCAAG GGCTCAAAAGGCAGTTGTTGAGTTTTACTGGATTTGTGGGCAACAACTGGATCTCTTGTCAAACGCTTCCCCTCCATTTTATGTTGAAGAATTCCCTGGATTTCCTGAGAAGGAATTGACTAGTTGGGAGTCCAATATTCTTTGGTCGTTGAAACAATATGAGCATTTGGATAAGCCTCTGGTTGTTTGGGATATCATAGCAGCATTATTGGCTTTCAAGCAAACTGCATCTAAGTTTGTCGAACATATAATGCTTAAATGGCTCTCATTTGCATTTATGGGGTCCAATGTTGACCTCTCTGCTGAAAAGATTTTGCTACATGCCTCTAGAAGTTTATCAAAGATCAATTCTCGTCAGCTGCACCTCCTAAATATTTTATGTAGGCGCGTAATGCTATCGGAGCTGAAGGCCGATCAAATAAACAGCAAATTACAGAACTTGGGAGGATTATGTGGTGCTGAAGGGGGGCAACTGACTACGTGGATGGAGCTACTTTTCAGCAGTGAAAGAGAACTCCGTGAGAGGCTTGTGGGTTTTAGTTTTTCTGCTTTTAAAAATGTTATCTCCCATTCAGCCACAACTGCTTCCCGATCTGGATATTGGCATCCTGATGGATTGGCACAAATGGAGCAGTGGGTTGCTCTTAATCGTGAACATGTACGCAATGAACTAAAAGTCCTTGTGTCAGAAGTTGGACTGCGTGAGAGGAG GGAATGTATAGCAGCAGAGCAATGTAGCTATTGTTCCGCACCAGTGCCATATGAATCACCAGAAGTTGGCTTTTGCCAAGGTGTAGAGTGCAATAGTGACATTGGTCAGAGCCACAGACTCCCAAGGTGTGCGGTTTCTATGCAGGTTTGCCCTACTACTACCTTATGGTTTTGTATATGTTGTAATAGATGGGCTTGGAGACTGGCACCGGAGCCGCTTTTTTCGAGGTCCGAATGTCATTTAGATTTCAAATCTTCAGCCAAATCATCTGTTTTCAAAGTATCCTCAAAACCTTTGTGCCCCTTCTGTGGGATACTGCTACAGAGACTGCAGCCAGACTTTCTACTTTCTGCATCACCCGTGTAA
- the LOC132166709 gene encoding uncharacterized protein LOC132166709 isoform X1, whose product MASRFQAVALVASPSYSNAIAWSDENLIAVASGHLVTILNPALPFGPRGLITIPTGEPFPIGVVDRKDLLSDCLLPTCLSRDRRPCVRSISWSPLGMAPNSGCLLAVCTTEGRVKLYRPPFCDFGAEWIEVMDISDRLYDYLASIDFRDLNVSCREYSDATEHRCAQDLSNINSRKEKRKRRKSNEGAETICNQLPCSRKIKDSNASSGPEGQGLETVSEMNSNQNLHHFDLVSKSNAKALIKISEKCTLPQITANQYASRSAMLWSLAVAWSPLLQLSSKLCSVPQTGSSFSLLALGSRSGIISLWKIYVPECYSVEHSGVPTTATIVGLLQAHNSWITSISWALCASDSSSPQVLLVSGSSDGSVRIWLGNSEELLNSSEVNLTPLLLLKKVIVADSVPISVLSLWMPAKSLHKMLLAVGKGSGSFEVWNCDISSNRFDIVGSYDAHDHVVTGLAWAFDGSCLYSCSQDNFMRSWILHGSSLCEVPIPANTPHLRSSTDNSLQLPDAFISCIGLAVSPGNLVVAVVRNLDLELLNPMYQARAQKAVVEFYWICGQQLDLLSNASPPFYVEEFPGFPEKELTSWESNILWSLKQYEHLDKPLVVWDIIAALLAFKQTASKFVEHIMLKWLSFAFMGSNVDLSAEKILLHASRSLSKINSRQLHLLNILCRRVMLSELKADQINSKLQNLGGLCGAEGGQLTTWMELLFSSERELRERLVGFSFSAFKNVISHSATTASRSGYWHPDGLAQMEQWVALNREHVRNELKVLVSEVGLRERRECIAAEQCSYCSAPVPYESPEVGFCQGVECNSDIGQSHRLPRCAVSMQVCPTTTLWFCICCNRWAWRLAPEPLFSRSECHLDFKSSAKSSVFKVSSKPLCPFCGILLQRLQPDFLLSASPV is encoded by the exons ATGGCCTCGCGCTTCCAGGCCGTGGCGCTGGTGGCCTCGCCCTCCTACTCAAACGCCATCGCCTGGTCCGACGAGAACCTCATCGCAGTCGCCTCCGGTCACCTCGTCACCATCCTG AATCCAGCATTGCCTTTTGGACCACGAGGCCTTATCACGATCCCCACTGGTGAACCTTTTCCAATTGGTGTTGTAGATAGAAAAG ATTTACTCTCTGACTGCTTGTTGCCCACCTGTTTATCCCGAGATCGTCGACCCTGTGTTAGATCAATATCATGGTCCCCACTTGGAATGGCTCCTAACTCAGG ATGCTTGCTGGCTGTTTGTACAACAGAAGGACGTGTGAAACTTTATCGTCCACCATTTTGTGACTTTGGTGCTGAATGGATAGAG GTTATGGATATATCAGATAGGCTTTATGATTATCTTGCAAGTATCGACTTTCGAGACTTAAATGTGTCTTGTCGAGAATATTCTGAT GCAACAGAACATAGATGTGCACAGGATTTATCAAACATTaattcaagaaaagaaaagcgtaagagaagaaaaag CAATGAGGGCGCTGAAACTATTTGCAACCAATTACCATGTTCAAGGAAAATTAAGGATTCCAATGCTAGCTCTGGCCCTGAGGGACAAGGGTTGGAAACG GTGTCTGAGATGAATTCCAACCAGAATTTACATCATTTTGATCTTGTTTCTAAATCTAATGCAAAAGCTCTAATTAAGATATCAGAAAAGTGCACACTCCCACAGATAACTGCAAATCAATACGCTTCGCGCAGTGCAATGCTGTGGTCACTTGCTGTTGCCTGGTCGCCGTTGCTGCAGTTATCATCTAAACTCTGTTCAGTCCCTCAGACTGGTTCATCTTTTTCTCTACTTGCACTAGGTAGCAGATCTGGTATTATTTCATTATGGAAAATTTATGTACCAGAATGTTACTCTGTTGAGCATAGTGGGGTCCCCACTACTGCAACCATTGTTGGGCTCCTTCAGGCACACAATTCGTGGATCACGTCAATCAGTTGGGCTTTgtgtgcttctgattcttcgAGTCCTCAGGTTTTATTGGTTTCCGGGAGTTCTGATGGGAG TGTAAGGATATGGCTTGGGAATAGTGAGGAATTGCTGAACTCATCAGAAGTTAATTTGACTCCCCTTTTACTATTGAAGAAG GTTATAGTTGCTGATAGTGTCCCCATCTCTGTACTTTCACTTTGGATGCCTGCAAAGTCCCTGCATAAAATGCTCTTGGCAGTTGGCAAAGGATCCGgatcttttgaagtttggaattGTGACATATCTAGCAATAGATTTGATATAGTTGGCTCATACGATGCTCATGACCATGTT GTTACAGGCTTAGCTTGGGCATTTGATGGATCTTGTTTGTACAGCTGCAGCCAG GACAATTTTATGCGCAGCTGGATTTTACATGGGAGTTCCCTCTGTGAAGTACCCATCCCTGCAAATACTCCCCATTTGAGGAGCTCAACTGAT AACTCTTTGCAGCTTCCAGATGCATTTATTTCATGCATTGGTTTGGCGGTGTCCCCTGGAAATCTCGTGGTTGCTGTG GTACGCAATTTGGATCTTGAACTATTGAATCCAATGTACCAGGCAAG GGCTCAAAAGGCAGTTGTTGAGTTTTACTGGATTTGTGGGCAACAACTGGATCTCTTGTCAAACGCTTCCCCTCCATTTTATGTTGAAGAATTCCCTGGATTTCCTGAGAAGGAATTGACTAGTTGGGAGTCCAATATTCTTTGGTCGTTGAAACAATATGAGCATTTGGATAAGCCTCTGGTTGTTTGGGATATCATAGCAGCATTATTGGCTTTCAAGCAAACTGCATCTAAGTTTGTCGAACATATAATGCTTAAATGGCTCTCATTTGCATTTATGGGGTCCAATGTTGACCTCTCTGCTGAAAAGATTTTGCTACATGCCTCTAGAAGTTTATCAAAGATCAATTCTCGTCAGCTGCACCTCCTAAATATTTTATGTAGGCGCGTAATGCTATCGGAGCTGAAGGCCGATCAAATAAACAGCAAATTACAGAACTTGGGAGGATTATGTGGTGCTGAAGGGGGGCAACTGACTACGTGGATGGAGCTACTTTTCAGCAGTGAAAGAGAACTCCGTGAGAGGCTTGTGGGTTTTAGTTTTTCTGCTTTTAAAAATGTTATCTCCCATTCAGCCACAACTGCTTCCCGATCTGGATATTGGCATCCTGATGGATTGGCACAAATGGAGCAGTGGGTTGCTCTTAATCGTGAACATGTACGCAATGAACTAAAAGTCCTTGTGTCAGAAGTTGGACTGCGTGAGAGGAG GGAATGTATAGCAGCAGAGCAATGTAGCTATTGTTCCGCACCAGTGCCATATGAATCACCAGAAGTTGGCTTTTGCCAAGGTGTAGAGTGCAATAGTGACATTGGTCAGAGCCACAGACTCCCAAGGTGTGCGGTTTCTATGCAGGTTTGCCCTACTACTACCTTATGGTTTTGTATATGTTGTAATAGATGGGCTTGGAGACTGGCACCGGAGCCGCTTTTTTCGAGGTCCGAATGTCATTTAGATTTCAAATCTTCAGCCAAATCATCTGTTTTCAAAGTATCCTCAAAACCTTTGTGCCCCTTCTGTGGGATACTGCTACAGAGACTGCAGCCAGACTTTCTACTTTCTGCATCACCCGTGTAA
- the LOC132166709 gene encoding uncharacterized protein LOC132166709 isoform X4: MEFSLLTHATRCCVFLTYSLISHIFCFIICVICEYKQATEHRCAQDLSNINSRKEKRKRRKSNEGAETICNQLPCSRKIKDSNASSGPEGQGLETVSEMNSNQNLHHFDLVSKSNAKALIKISEKCTLPQITANQYASRSAMLWSLAVAWSPLLQLSSKLCSVPQTGSSFSLLALGSRSGIISLWKIYVPECYSVEHSGVPTTATIVGLLQAHNSWITSISWALCASDSSSPQVLLVSGSSDGSVRIWLGNSEELLNSSEVNLTPLLLLKKVIVADSVPISVLSLWMPAKSLHKMLLAVGKGSGSFEVWNCDISSNRFDIVGSYDAHDHVVTGLAWAFDGSCLYSCSQDNFMRSWILHGSSLCEVPIPANTPHLRSSTDNSLQLPDAFISCIGLAVSPGNLVVAVVRNLDLELLNPMYQARAQKAVVEFYWICGQQLDLLSNASPPFYVEEFPGFPEKELTSWESNILWSLKQYEHLDKPLVVWDIIAALLAFKQTASKFVEHIMLKWLSFAFMGSNVDLSAEKILLHASRSLSKINSRQLHLLNILCRRVMLSELKADQINSKLQNLGGLCGAEGGQLTTWMELLFSSERELRERLVGFSFSAFKNVISHSATTASRSGYWHPDGLAQMEQWVALNREHVRNELKVLVSEVGLRERRECIAAEQCSYCSAPVPYESPEVGFCQGVECNSDIGQSHRLPRCAVSMQVCPTTTLWFCICCNRWAWRLAPEPLFSRSECHLDFKSSAKSSVFKVSSKPLCPFCGILLQRLQPDFLLSASPV, translated from the exons ATGGAATTTTCTTTGCTAACACATGCCACACGATGCTGTGTCTTTCTGACATATAGCTTAATCAGTCATATATTCTGCTTCATTATTTGTGTTATCTGTGAGTACAAGCAGGCAACAGAACATAGATGTGCACAGGATTTATCAAACATTaattcaagaaaagaaaagcgtaagagaagaaaaag CAATGAGGGCGCTGAAACTATTTGCAACCAATTACCATGTTCAAGGAAAATTAAGGATTCCAATGCTAGCTCTGGCCCTGAGGGACAAGGGTTGGAAACG GTGTCTGAGATGAATTCCAACCAGAATTTACATCATTTTGATCTTGTTTCTAAATCTAATGCAAAAGCTCTAATTAAGATATCAGAAAAGTGCACACTCCCACAGATAACTGCAAATCAATACGCTTCGCGCAGTGCAATGCTGTGGTCACTTGCTGTTGCCTGGTCGCCGTTGCTGCAGTTATCATCTAAACTCTGTTCAGTCCCTCAGACTGGTTCATCTTTTTCTCTACTTGCACTAGGTAGCAGATCTGGTATTATTTCATTATGGAAAATTTATGTACCAGAATGTTACTCTGTTGAGCATAGTGGGGTCCCCACTACTGCAACCATTGTTGGGCTCCTTCAGGCACACAATTCGTGGATCACGTCAATCAGTTGGGCTTTgtgtgcttctgattcttcgAGTCCTCAGGTTTTATTGGTTTCCGGGAGTTCTGATGGGAG TGTAAGGATATGGCTTGGGAATAGTGAGGAATTGCTGAACTCATCAGAAGTTAATTTGACTCCCCTTTTACTATTGAAGAAG GTTATAGTTGCTGATAGTGTCCCCATCTCTGTACTTTCACTTTGGATGCCTGCAAAGTCCCTGCATAAAATGCTCTTGGCAGTTGGCAAAGGATCCGgatcttttgaagtttggaattGTGACATATCTAGCAATAGATTTGATATAGTTGGCTCATACGATGCTCATGACCATGTT GTTACAGGCTTAGCTTGGGCATTTGATGGATCTTGTTTGTACAGCTGCAGCCAG GACAATTTTATGCGCAGCTGGATTTTACATGGGAGTTCCCTCTGTGAAGTACCCATCCCTGCAAATACTCCCCATTTGAGGAGCTCAACTGAT AACTCTTTGCAGCTTCCAGATGCATTTATTTCATGCATTGGTTTGGCGGTGTCCCCTGGAAATCTCGTGGTTGCTGTG GTACGCAATTTGGATCTTGAACTATTGAATCCAATGTACCAGGCAAG GGCTCAAAAGGCAGTTGTTGAGTTTTACTGGATTTGTGGGCAACAACTGGATCTCTTGTCAAACGCTTCCCCTCCATTTTATGTTGAAGAATTCCCTGGATTTCCTGAGAAGGAATTGACTAGTTGGGAGTCCAATATTCTTTGGTCGTTGAAACAATATGAGCATTTGGATAAGCCTCTGGTTGTTTGGGATATCATAGCAGCATTATTGGCTTTCAAGCAAACTGCATCTAAGTTTGTCGAACATATAATGCTTAAATGGCTCTCATTTGCATTTATGGGGTCCAATGTTGACCTCTCTGCTGAAAAGATTTTGCTACATGCCTCTAGAAGTTTATCAAAGATCAATTCTCGTCAGCTGCACCTCCTAAATATTTTATGTAGGCGCGTAATGCTATCGGAGCTGAAGGCCGATCAAATAAACAGCAAATTACAGAACTTGGGAGGATTATGTGGTGCTGAAGGGGGGCAACTGACTACGTGGATGGAGCTACTTTTCAGCAGTGAAAGAGAACTCCGTGAGAGGCTTGTGGGTTTTAGTTTTTCTGCTTTTAAAAATGTTATCTCCCATTCAGCCACAACTGCTTCCCGATCTGGATATTGGCATCCTGATGGATTGGCACAAATGGAGCAGTGGGTTGCTCTTAATCGTGAACATGTACGCAATGAACTAAAAGTCCTTGTGTCAGAAGTTGGACTGCGTGAGAGGAG GGAATGTATAGCAGCAGAGCAATGTAGCTATTGTTCCGCACCAGTGCCATATGAATCACCAGAAGTTGGCTTTTGCCAAGGTGTAGAGTGCAATAGTGACATTGGTCAGAGCCACAGACTCCCAAGGTGTGCGGTTTCTATGCAGGTTTGCCCTACTACTACCTTATGGTTTTGTATATGTTGTAATAGATGGGCTTGGAGACTGGCACCGGAGCCGCTTTTTTCGAGGTCCGAATGTCATTTAGATTTCAAATCTTCAGCCAAATCATCTGTTTTCAAAGTATCCTCAAAACCTTTGTGCCCCTTCTGTGGGATACTGCTACAGAGACTGCAGCCAGACTTTCTACTTTCTGCATCACCCGTGTAA
- the LOC132166709 gene encoding uncharacterized protein LOC132166709 isoform X3, producing MASRFQAVALVASPSYSNAIAWSDENLIAVASGHLVTILNPALPFGPRGLITIPTGEPFPIGVVDRKDLLSDCLLPTCLSRDRRPCVRSISWSPLGMAPNSGCLLAVCTTEGRVKLYRPPFCDFGAEWIEVMDISDRLYDYLASIDFRDLNVSCREYSDATEHRCAQDLSNINSRKEKRKRRKSNEGAETICNQLPCSRKIKDSNASSGPEGQGLETVSEMNSNQNLHHFDLVSKSNAKALIKISEKCTLPQITANQYASRSAMLWSLAVAWSPLLQLSSKLCSVPQTGSSFSLLALGSRSGIISLWKIYVPECYSVEHSGVPTTATIVGLLQAHNSWITSISWALCASDSSSPQVLLVSGSSDGSVRIWLGNSEELLNSSEVNLTPLLLLKKVIVADSVPISVLSLWMPAKSLHKMLLAVGKGSGSFEVWNCDISSNRFDIVGSYDAHDHVVTGLAWAFDGSCLYSCSQDNFMRSWILHGSSLCEVPIPANTPHLRSSTDNSLQLPDAFISCIGLAVSPGNLVVAVVRNLDLELLNPMYQARAQKAVVEFYWICGQQLDLLSNASPPFYVEEFPGFPEKELTSWESNILWSLKQYEHLDKPLVVWDIIAALLAFKQTASKFVEHIMLKWLSFAFMGSNVDLSAEKILLHASRSLSKINSRQLHLLNILCRRVMLSELKADQINSKLQNLGGLCGAEGGQLTTWMELLFSSERELRERLVGFSFSAFKNVISHSATTASRSGYWHPDGLAQMEQWVALNREHVRNELKVLVSEVGLRERRYTSPLSYMGMYSSRAM from the exons ATGGCCTCGCGCTTCCAGGCCGTGGCGCTGGTGGCCTCGCCCTCCTACTCAAACGCCATCGCCTGGTCCGACGAGAACCTCATCGCAGTCGCCTCCGGTCACCTCGTCACCATCCTG AATCCAGCATTGCCTTTTGGACCACGAGGCCTTATCACGATCCCCACTGGTGAACCTTTTCCAATTGGTGTTGTAGATAGAAAAG ATTTACTCTCTGACTGCTTGTTGCCCACCTGTTTATCCCGAGATCGTCGACCCTGTGTTAGATCAATATCATGGTCCCCACTTGGAATGGCTCCTAACTCAGG ATGCTTGCTGGCTGTTTGTACAACAGAAGGACGTGTGAAACTTTATCGTCCACCATTTTGTGACTTTGGTGCTGAATGGATAGAG GTTATGGATATATCAGATAGGCTTTATGATTATCTTGCAAGTATCGACTTTCGAGACTTAAATGTGTCTTGTCGAGAATATTCTGAT GCAACAGAACATAGATGTGCACAGGATTTATCAAACATTaattcaagaaaagaaaagcgtaagagaagaaaaag CAATGAGGGCGCTGAAACTATTTGCAACCAATTACCATGTTCAAGGAAAATTAAGGATTCCAATGCTAGCTCTGGCCCTGAGGGACAAGGGTTGGAAACG GTGTCTGAGATGAATTCCAACCAGAATTTACATCATTTTGATCTTGTTTCTAAATCTAATGCAAAAGCTCTAATTAAGATATCAGAAAAGTGCACACTCCCACAGATAACTGCAAATCAATACGCTTCGCGCAGTGCAATGCTGTGGTCACTTGCTGTTGCCTGGTCGCCGTTGCTGCAGTTATCATCTAAACTCTGTTCAGTCCCTCAGACTGGTTCATCTTTTTCTCTACTTGCACTAGGTAGCAGATCTGGTATTATTTCATTATGGAAAATTTATGTACCAGAATGTTACTCTGTTGAGCATAGTGGGGTCCCCACTACTGCAACCATTGTTGGGCTCCTTCAGGCACACAATTCGTGGATCACGTCAATCAGTTGGGCTTTgtgtgcttctgattcttcgAGTCCTCAGGTTTTATTGGTTTCCGGGAGTTCTGATGGGAG TGTAAGGATATGGCTTGGGAATAGTGAGGAATTGCTGAACTCATCAGAAGTTAATTTGACTCCCCTTTTACTATTGAAGAAG GTTATAGTTGCTGATAGTGTCCCCATCTCTGTACTTTCACTTTGGATGCCTGCAAAGTCCCTGCATAAAATGCTCTTGGCAGTTGGCAAAGGATCCGgatcttttgaagtttggaattGTGACATATCTAGCAATAGATTTGATATAGTTGGCTCATACGATGCTCATGACCATGTT GTTACAGGCTTAGCTTGGGCATTTGATGGATCTTGTTTGTACAGCTGCAGCCAG GACAATTTTATGCGCAGCTGGATTTTACATGGGAGTTCCCTCTGTGAAGTACCCATCCCTGCAAATACTCCCCATTTGAGGAGCTCAACTGAT AACTCTTTGCAGCTTCCAGATGCATTTATTTCATGCATTGGTTTGGCGGTGTCCCCTGGAAATCTCGTGGTTGCTGTG GTACGCAATTTGGATCTTGAACTATTGAATCCAATGTACCAGGCAAG GGCTCAAAAGGCAGTTGTTGAGTTTTACTGGATTTGTGGGCAACAACTGGATCTCTTGTCAAACGCTTCCCCTCCATTTTATGTTGAAGAATTCCCTGGATTTCCTGAGAAGGAATTGACTAGTTGGGAGTCCAATATTCTTTGGTCGTTGAAACAATATGAGCATTTGGATAAGCCTCTGGTTGTTTGGGATATCATAGCAGCATTATTGGCTTTCAAGCAAACTGCATCTAAGTTTGTCGAACATATAATGCTTAAATGGCTCTCATTTGCATTTATGGGGTCCAATGTTGACCTCTCTGCTGAAAAGATTTTGCTACATGCCTCTAGAAGTTTATCAAAGATCAATTCTCGTCAGCTGCACCTCCTAAATATTTTATGTAGGCGCGTAATGCTATCGGAGCTGAAGGCCGATCAAATAAACAGCAAATTACAGAACTTGGGAGGATTATGTGGTGCTGAAGGGGGGCAACTGACTACGTGGATGGAGCTACTTTTCAGCAGTGAAAGAGAACTCCGTGAGAGGCTTGTGGGTTTTAGTTTTTCTGCTTTTAAAAATGTTATCTCCCATTCAGCCACAACTGCTTCCCGATCTGGATATTGGCATCCTGATGGATTGGCACAAATGGAGCAGTGGGTTGCTCTTAATCGTGAACATGTACGCAATGAACTAAAAGTCCTTGTGTCAGAAGTTGGACTGCGTGAGAGGAGGTACACCTCACCTCTATCCTATATG GGAATGTATAGCAGCAGAGCAATGTAG
- the LOC132180390 gene encoding serine/arginine-rich splicing factor SR34A produces MSGRFSRTIYVGNLPSDIREWEIEDLFYKYGRILDVELKIPPRPPCYCFVEFDNARDAEDAIRGRDGYNFDGCRLRVELAHGGSGRGPSSSDRRGGYGGGGGGGVGGGGGGGGGGISRHSEYRVIVRGLPSSASWQDLKDHMRKAGDVCFAEVSRDAEGTFGVVDYNNYDDMKYAIRKLDDTEFRNPWARAYIRVKKYEGSPIRSRSRSRSRSCSRSRSRSRSVRRDRSKSLERSISRSVSRSRSASPVKSSRLRSRSRSGSPRQARSGSG; encoded by the exons ATGAGTGGTCGTTTTTCTCGCACAATTTATGTTGGCAACCTGCCCTCAGATATAAGAGAATGGGAAATTGAAGATCTATTCTACAAG TATGGCCGTATATTAGATGTTGAATTGAAGATTCCACCTCGCCCTCCATGTTATTGTTTTGTGGAG ttTGATAATGCTAGAGATGCGGAAGATGCAATTAGGGGTCGTGACGGCTATAACTTTGATGGTTGTCGTTTAAGG GTTGAACTTGCCCATGGTGGTAGTGGTAGAGGGCCATCCTCAAGTGATCGTCGTGGTGGctatggtggtggtggtggtgggggggtggggggtggtggtggtggtgggggtgGTGGGATCTCACGCCATTCTGAATATCGAG TTATTGTTCGTGGGCTCCCTTCTTCTGCTTCCTGGCAAGATTTGAAG GATCATATGCGAAAAGCTGGTGATGTATGTTTTGCTGAGGTATCTCGTGATGCTGAAG GGACATTTGGCGTTGTTGATTACAATAATTATGATGACATGAAATATGCT ATTCGGAAACTTGATGACACTGAATTCAGAAACCCTTGGGCAAGAGCTTATATCCGG GTGAAGAAGTACGAGGGCAGTCCTATAAGGAGCCGAAGTAGAAGCCGCAGCCGCAGCTGCAGCCGAAGCCGAAGCAGAAGCAGAAGTGTCAGAAGGGACCGCAG TAAATCATTGGAGCGGTCTATTTCTAGATCAGTGTCAAGATCAAGATCTGCATCTCCCGTCAAATCCTCCAG GCTAAGATCAAGATCAAGGTCAGGATCACCCCGCCAG GCACGTTCCGGTAGTGGCTGA